From Juglans regia cultivar Chandler chromosome 8, Walnut 2.0, whole genome shotgun sequence, the proteins below share one genomic window:
- the LOC109007417 gene encoding synaptonemal complex protein 1-like, with amino-acid sequence MQRLGFPSMKSLDHFKSLAGSVPATAKSFSFSSRPASDSISSGSFANLKLTAEKLVKEQASVKTDLEISNNKLKKSMEHIRALEEKLQNAFNENAKLKVKQKEDERLWQGLESKFSSTKTLCDQLTETLQHMAVQVQDAEKDKEFFEEKLSSSSIVLDGLNQQMHALSLKLESAEETARICGKELEKLKIEEEEKDKIHRDEQSKTANLIDEKDAMIKKFEETVAANRSVTESLESKLGEVYVQLKLKEDDIKQLIFTQENLEKEKSDLQLHNSDLARKLDTSSKERRNLEGLVQVLAAQLVELDKQNLTFSYKFDDLNSLYESCFKLVQQERDLAATHAKKQYDQLHDKFLCRKSEMDALQLINQDLNNKCIELQKVQESVQAQLSEECRLAGERIQKLEFEAEKLVSEKLQTEMLVSKLEEKIGTLSENLRSSENKMQDLLLKLSSLEIENKGNYEKLQSEIQKKAEEVDILQKECEAHRQHVDLLEKQISHIHDLAEEKEQLIMHCKEREKKLEDQMEENQELLTAAESKLVEAKKQYDQMLESKQSELSRHLKEISLRNDQAINDIRTKYEMEKLEIVNMEKEKADKAVEEMERKCDQKLTECKEESRLYLMHVQEEHAALVSRFQQEHDRKELALKADHTEELKRAQLQSEKELREKTTLLRSEHEAQTRALRCEHEDECKKLQEELDLQKSKEERQRALLQLQWKVMGDKPQDDQEVNSKKDYSISSSKMRNHGGGKRNQHSLVRLENKEKNSPSLGGMQTPVSKLLKKVENVNTGSVMSIPQHHKKVTHHEYEVETSNGRTITKRRKTRSTVMFEDPRKQRKMSTPKANTPKSIVKGVKGGGHPHPSNIGDLFSEGSLNPYADDPYAFD; translated from the exons ATGCAGAGGCTAGGATTTCCAAGCATGAAGAGTTTGGATCACTTCAAATCATTAGCAGGATCGGTCCCTGCAACCGCGAAGAGTTTCTCGTTCTCTTCGCGTCCTGCTTCGGATTCGATTTCTTCGGGAAGTTTCGCGAATTTGAAGCTGACCGCAG agaAATTGGTGAAAGAACAAGCTTCTGTGAAGACTGATCTGGAAATTTCG AATAACAAGCTGAAGAAATCCATGGAGCACATCCGGGCATTAGAGGAAAAATTGCAGAATGCCTTCAATGAAAATGCTAAGCTTAAGGTGAAGCAGAAAGAAGATGAGAGGCTCTGGCAAGGGTTGGAATCTAAGTTCTCTTCAACTAAAACCCTGTGTGATCAACTTACCGAGACTTTACAGCACATGGCTGTTCAGGTTCAGGATG CTGAGAAAGATAAGGagttttttgaagaaaaactaTCTTCAAGTTCAATAGTTCTCGATGGTTTGAATCAACAAATGCATGCTCTGTCCCTGAAATTAGAGTCTGCAGAAGAAACTGCTagaattt GTGGGAAGGAGCTGGAGAAACTCAAAattgaggaggaggagaaggataAAATTCACAGAGATGAACAGAGCAAGACTGCCAATCTCATAGATGAAAAGG ATGCTATGATCAAGAAGTTTGAGGAAACTGTAGCAGCTAATAGATCGGTGACAGAGAGTTTGGAGTCTAAATTGGGAGAGGTGTACGTTCAGTTGAAACTGAAAGAAGATGATATTAAACAATTGATATTCACTCAGGAAAATTTGGAGAAAGAGAAGAGTGATTTGCAACTGCACAACAGTGACCTTGCTAGAAAATTGGATACATCCTCAAAGGAGAGAAGAAACCTCGAAGGTTTGGTTCAAGTGTTGGCTGCACAGTTGGTTGAATTGGACAAACAAAACTTGACCTTTTCATACAAGTTTGATGATCTGAACTCTCTTTATGAATCTTGCTTTAAGTTGGTCCAGCAGGAGAGAGACCTTGCTGCAACACATGCTAAAAAACAATATGATCAACTTCATGATAAGTTCTTATGCAGAAAATCAGAAATGGATGCATTACAACTAATAAATCAGGACTTAAACAACAAGTGTATTGAACTTCAGAAAGTCCAAGAATCTGTTCAGGCACAACTTTCAGAGGAGTGCCGTTTGGCTGGGGAGAGAATTCAAAAATTGGAGTTTGAAGCAGAAAAGCTGGTCTCTGAGAAGCTTCAAACAGAAATGTTGGTGTCCAAATTAGAGGAGAAAATTGGTACTCTGTCAGAAAATTTGAGatcatctgaaaataaaatg CAAGATTTATTGCTGAAACTTTCGTCTTTAGAAATAGAGAATAAAGGTAATTATGAGAAATTACAGTCAGAGATACAGAAAAAAGCAGAAGAAGTAGATATTTTGCAAAAGGAGTGTGAGGCACATAGGCAGCATGTAGACTTGCTGGAGAAACAAATCAGCCATATTCATGATCTTGCGGAGGAAAAGGAACAGCTTATTATGCATTgtaaggagagagagaagaagctGGAAGATCAAATGGAGGag AATCAGGAATTGCTAACTGCTGCTGAAAGTAAACTTGTGGAAGCTAAGAAGCAATATGATCAGATGTTAGAGAGTAAACAATCGGAGTTGTCAAGGCACTTGAAAGAAATATCTCTGAGGAATGATCAG GCAATTAATGACATAAGGACGAAGTATGAGATGGAGAAGCTGGAAATTGTTAATATGGAAAAAGAGAAG GCGGACAAAGCTGttgaagaaatggaaagaaaatgtgACCAAAAACTCACAGAATGTAAGGAAGAATCAAGGCTATACTTGATGCATGTGCAGGAGGAACACGCGGCTCTG GTCAGCCGTTTTCAGCAGGAGCATGACAGAAAGGAATTGGCCCTTAAAGCTGATCACACTGAAGAGCTAAAACGTGCCCAACTTCAATCTGAAAAAGAATTGAGAGAG aaaacaacATTACTCAGGAGTGAACATGAAGCTCAGACGAGAGCTTTGAGGTGTGAGCATGAAGATGAGTGTAAGAAGCTGCAAGAGGAGTTGGATCTTCAGAAGTCCAAA GAAGAGAGGCAGAGAGCTTTGTTGCAGTTGCAGTGGAAAGTGATGGGTGACAAGCCACAGGACGACCAAGAAGTGAACTCAAAAAAG GACTACTCCATTTCATCAAGCAAGATGAGAAATCATGGAGGTGGCAAAAGAAATCAGCACTCTCTGGTTAGACTGGAGAACAAAGAGAag AATTCTCCTTCCTTGGGAGGAATGCAAACACCAGTGTCAAAGTTGCTGAAGAAAGTAGAGAACGTAAACACAGGAAGTGTAATGAGCATTCCTCAGCACCATAAGAAG GTAACTCACCATGAATATGAAGTTGAAACTTCTAATGGAAGAACAATTACCAAGCGAAGGAAAACGAGAAGTACCGTCATGTTTGAG GacccaagaaaacaaagaaagatgaGTACGCCAAAGGCCAATACCCCCAAAAGTATAGTCAAG GGAGTCAAAGGAGGAGGTCATCCACATCCTTCAAACATAGGTGATTTATTTTCGGAAGGGTCTCTTAATCCCTATGCAGATGATCCCTATGCATTTGATTAG
- the LOC109007411 gene encoding multifunctional methyltransferase subunit TRM112 homolog A-like: MRLLTHNMLSSNIKGVANGFPLRIEVEKVVEKKVDLNADFLRNIFPKIEWKAFAEAARTLGYAELPEDADSSFLDSDDFLDKFHHALLELHLEEGALICPETGRRFPVNKGIPNMLLHEDEV; the protein is encoded by the coding sequence atgaggttGCTAACTCACAACATGCTGTCGTCGAACATCAAGGGCGTCGCCAACGGCTTCCCTCTCCGCATCGAGGTGGAGAAGGTGGTGGAGAAGAAAGTGGACTTAAACGCTGACTTCCTTCGGAACATTTTCCCCAAGATCGAGTGGAAGGCCTTCGCCGAAGCCGCCAGGACCTTGGGCTACGCCGAGCTCCCCGAGGATGCGGACTCTTCATTTCTCGACTCCGACGACTTCTTAGACAAGTTCCACCACGCCCTCCTGGAGCTCCACCTCGAGGAAGGCGCTCTCATTTGTCCCGAGACCGGTCGCCGCTTCCCTGTCAACAAGGGTATTCCCAACATGCTCCTTCACGAGGACGAGGTCTGA
- the LOC109006816 gene encoding transcription factor MYB93-like: MGRSPCCDENGLKKGPWTPEEDEKLVQYIHKHGHGSWRALPKLAGLNRCGKSCRLRWTNYLRPDIKRGKFSQDEEQTILHLHSVLGNKWSAIATHLPGRTDNEIKNFWNTHLKKKLIQMGFDPMTHQPIRTDLFSSLPHLLALANFRDLIMDHHPIDEHAMRLQAETVQLAKLQYLQHLLQSAASMTVPNSSYGQNGITDMEAAVNLLNSIPSIKENPLLNSPQVVLEINPAASFSRPGNSTSQPLHHPSLLAHLSDPQIPFSLQTSFNGTEMGQGSEFTLVSQGSDNPPHDDHDPSSWPVNLPFTTSSVELPALADHESSISNIPGDGTSSTPSYGGVSSYWSELFFDDPIMHEIA; the protein is encoded by the exons ATGGGAAGGTCTCCTTGTTGTGATGAGAATGGCCTCAAGAAAGGACCCTGGACTCCTGAAGAAGACGAAAAGCTTGTCCAGTACATCCATAAGCATGGCCATGGAAGTTGGAGAGCCCTTCCCAAGCTTGCAg GTCTTAACAGATGCGGCAAGAGCTGCAGGTTAAGATGGACAAATTACTTGAGGCCAGATATCAAGAGAGGGAAGTTTTCTCAAGATGAGGAGCAGACAATTCTCCATCTCCATTCCGTCCTCGGAAACAA ATGGTCGGCTATTGCGACGCACCTACCAGGCCGGACCGACAACGAAATCAAGAATTTCTGGAACACACATTTAAAGAAGAAGTTGATTCAGATGGGTTTTGATCCAATGACCCACCAACCAATTAGAACTGACCTGTTTTCTAGCCTGCCTCATCTTTTAGCTCTTGCTAACTTCAGAGACCTGATCATGGACCATCACCCTATAGATGAACATGCTATGAGATTACAAGCAGAAACTGTCCAGTTGGCTAAGCTTCAATACTTACAGCATCTTCTCCAATCCGCGGCTTCGATGACAGTACCCAACTCATCTTATGGCCAAAATGGCATCACAGACATGGAGGCTGCAGTCAATCTGTTGAATTCAATTCCTTCTATCAAAGAAAACCCACTTCTAAATTCACCACAAGTAGTACTGGAGATTAACCCAGCTGCCTCATTTTCTCGGCCTGGAAATTCTACCTCTCAACCACTCCACCACCCAAGCTTATTAGCTCACCTGTCAGACCCACAAATCCCTTTCAGTCTTCAAACATCTTTCAATGGTACTGAGATGGGCCAAGGTTCTGAATTTACGTTGGTCAGCCAAGGATCAGATAACCCacctcatgatgatcatgatcccTCCTCATGGCCGGTTAATCTTCCCTTTACCACTTCTTCTGTGGAACTTCCAGCTTTGGCCGATCATGAGTCTTCAATAAGCAATATTCCTGGAGATGGCACCAGTAGTACCCCGAGCTATGGAGGAGTTTCTTCATATTGGTCTGAATTATTTTTTGACGATCCTATCATGCATGAAATTGCCTAG
- the LOC109007373 gene encoding cryptochrome-1 isoform X1 yields MSGGGCSIVWFRRDLRLEDNPALAAGVRAGAVVAVFIWAPEEEGHYYPGRVSRWWLKNSLAHLDSSLRSLGTFLVTKRSTDSVSSLLEVVKSTGATQLFFNHLYDPLSLVRDHRAKEVLSAQGIAVRSFNADLLYEPWDVNDAHGCPFTTFASFWERCLSMPYDPEAPLLPPKRIISGDVSRCPSDALIFEDESEKGSNALLARAWSPGWSNADKALTTFINGPLLEYSKNRRKADSATTSFLSPHLHFGEVSVRKVFHLVRIKQVLWANEGNKAGEESVNLFLKSIGLREYSRYLSFNHPYSHERPLLGHLKYFPWVLNEGYFKVWRQGRTGYPLVDAGMRELWATGWLHDRIRVVVSSFFVKVLQLPWRWGMKYFWDTLLDADLESDALGWQYISGTLPDGREFDRIDNPQFQGYKFDPNGEYVRRWLPELARLPTEWIHHPWNAPESVLQAAGIELGSNYPLPIVEIDSAKARLQEALLEMWQQEAASRAAIENGTEEGLGESDSTPIAFPQDIQMEENHEPVRNNPSTTIRRYEDQMVPSMTSSLVRVEEEEPSLDLRNLAVDNRGEVPTNLNGNQESMRNTLNQPVLQTVRRDNLAQFGTPIVLRSAPEDSTAESSSSSRRERDGGVVPVWSPSTPSYSEQFVGDESYLPRHPQSHQILNWRRLSQTG; encoded by the exons aTGTCAGGTGGAGGCTGTAGTATAGTATGGTTCAGGAGAGATCTGAGACTCGAGGATAACCCAGCACTGGCCGCTGGAGTGAGAGCAGGTGCTGTGGTTGCAGTCTTCATCTGGGCACCCGAGGAGGAAGGGCACTACTACCCAGGAAGGGTTTCGAGGTGGTGGCTTAAGAACAGTTTGGCTCACCTTGATTCCTCTTTGAGGAGCCTTGGCACTTTTCTTGTCACCAAGAGATCCACTGACAGTGTTTCTTCTCTTCTTGAGGTTGTCAAGTCGACCGGTGCTACTCAACTCTTCTTCAACCATTTATATG ACCCTTTGTCGCTTGTTAGGGATCACCGGGCAAAGGAGGTTTTAAGTGCCCAAGGGATAGCTGTACGTTCCTTTAATGCGGATTTGCTCTATGAACCGTGGGATGTTAATGATGCTCATGGCTGCCCGTTCACAACTTTCGCCTCCTTCTGGGAAAGATGCCTTAGCATGCCTTATGACCCGGAGGCACCACTTCTCCCACCTAAGAGGATAATTTCAG GTGACGTATCAAGGTGCCCATCAGATGCATtaatttttgaagatgaatcAGAGAAGGGAAGCAATGCACTTCTTGCTCGAGCATGGTCACCCGGTTGGAGCAATGCTGATAAGGCTCTGACTACATTCATAAATGGGCCATTGTTAGAGTATTCTAAAAACCGAAGGAAAGCGGATAGTGCCACGACCTCATTCCTCTCTCCCCACCTCCATTTTGGGGAGGTGAGTGTGCGGAAAGTATTTCATCTTGTCCGCATCAAGCAGGTTCTCTGGGCCAATGAAGGAAACAAGGCTGGTGAAGAGAGTGTAAACTTATTTCTGAAGTCTATCGGTCTTAGAGAATATTCAAGATACTTGAGTTTTAACCATCCTTACAGCCATGAAAGGCCTCTTCTTGGACACCTCAAGTACTTCCCTTGGGTCTTGAATGAAGGTTATTTTAAGGTATGGAGACAAGGTAGAACTGGTTATCCATTGGTGGATGCTGGCATGAGGGAGCTATGGGCCACTGGATGGTTGCATGATCGGATACGAGTAGTGGTTTCTAGTTTCTTTGTGAAGGTTCTTCAACTTCCTTGGAGATGGGGGATGAAATACTTTTGGGATACACTCCTAGATGCGGATCTTGAGAGTGATGCTCTTGGTTGGCAGTATATATCTGGTACTCTCCCTGATGGCCGTGAATTTGACCGAATAGATAATCCACAG TTTCAGGGTTACAAGTTTGACCCTAATGGAGAGTATGTACGACGTTGGCTTCCTGAACTTGCCAGGCTACCAACTGAATGGATACACCACCCGTGGAATGCACCAGAATCTGTACTCCAAGCTGCTGGAATTGAGCTGGGATCAAACTATCCTCTTCCCATTGTAGAGATAGACTCAGCAAAAGCCAGGTTGCAAGAAGCACTATTAGAGATGTGGCAGCAAGAAGCAGCATCAAGAGCTGCTATTGAAAATGGAACGGAGGAAGGGCTTGGAGAGTCTGATTCAACCCCGATTGCCTTTCCTCAAGATATACAAATGGAGGAAAATCATGAACCAGTGAGGAACAACCCCTCTACTACAATTCGTCGCTATGAGGATCAGATGGTCCCGAGCATGACTTCTTCTTTGGTGAGAGTGGAAGAGGAAGAACCTTCTTTGGATCTTCGAAATTTGGCAGTAGATAACAGAGGTGAAGTGCCAACCAATTTAAACGGAAATCAAGAATCAATGAGGAACACATTAAACCAACCAGTTCTTCAGACTGTTCGGAGAGACAACCTGGCACAATTTGGTACTCCAATAGTGCTCCGGAGTGCCCCTGAAGATTCCACGGCAGAATCTTCTAGTAGTAGTAGGCGAGAGAGGGATGGAGGTGTAGTTCCAGTTTGGTCTCCTTCAACTCCTAGCTACTCAGAGCAGTTTGTGGGTGATGAATCATACTTGCCAAGGCATCCTCAGTCTCACCAAATACTTAACTGGAGGCGGCTATCTCAAACTGG GTAG
- the LOC109007373 gene encoding cryptochrome-1 isoform X2, with translation MSGGGCSIVWFRRDLRLEDNPALAAGVRAGAVVAVFIWAPEEEGHYYPGRVSRWWLKNSLAHLDSSLRSLGTFLVTKRSTDSVSSLLEVVKSTGATQLFFNHLYDPLSLVRDHRAKEVLSAQGIAVRSFNADLLYEPWDVNDAHGCPFTTFASFWERCLSMPYDPEAPLLPPKRIISGDVSRCPSDALIFEDESEKGSNALLARAWSPGWSNADKALTTFINGPLLEYSKNRRKADSATTSFLSPHLHFGEVSVRKVFHLVRIKQVLWANEGNKAGEESVNLFLKSIGLREYSRYLSFNHPYSHERPLLGHLKYFPWVLNEGYFKVWRQGRTGYPLVDAGMRELWATGWLHDRIRVVVSSFFVKVLQLPWRWGMKYFWDTLLDADLESDALGWQYISGTLPDGREFDRIDNPQGYKFDPNGEYVRRWLPELARLPTEWIHHPWNAPESVLQAAGIELGSNYPLPIVEIDSAKARLQEALLEMWQQEAASRAAIENGTEEGLGESDSTPIAFPQDIQMEENHEPVRNNPSTTIRRYEDQMVPSMTSSLVRVEEEEPSLDLRNLAVDNRGEVPTNLNGNQESMRNTLNQPVLQTVRRDNLAQFGTPIVLRSAPEDSTAESSSSSRRERDGGVVPVWSPSTPSYSEQFVGDESYLPRHPQSHQILNWRRLSQTG, from the exons aTGTCAGGTGGAGGCTGTAGTATAGTATGGTTCAGGAGAGATCTGAGACTCGAGGATAACCCAGCACTGGCCGCTGGAGTGAGAGCAGGTGCTGTGGTTGCAGTCTTCATCTGGGCACCCGAGGAGGAAGGGCACTACTACCCAGGAAGGGTTTCGAGGTGGTGGCTTAAGAACAGTTTGGCTCACCTTGATTCCTCTTTGAGGAGCCTTGGCACTTTTCTTGTCACCAAGAGATCCACTGACAGTGTTTCTTCTCTTCTTGAGGTTGTCAAGTCGACCGGTGCTACTCAACTCTTCTTCAACCATTTATATG ACCCTTTGTCGCTTGTTAGGGATCACCGGGCAAAGGAGGTTTTAAGTGCCCAAGGGATAGCTGTACGTTCCTTTAATGCGGATTTGCTCTATGAACCGTGGGATGTTAATGATGCTCATGGCTGCCCGTTCACAACTTTCGCCTCCTTCTGGGAAAGATGCCTTAGCATGCCTTATGACCCGGAGGCACCACTTCTCCCACCTAAGAGGATAATTTCAG GTGACGTATCAAGGTGCCCATCAGATGCATtaatttttgaagatgaatcAGAGAAGGGAAGCAATGCACTTCTTGCTCGAGCATGGTCACCCGGTTGGAGCAATGCTGATAAGGCTCTGACTACATTCATAAATGGGCCATTGTTAGAGTATTCTAAAAACCGAAGGAAAGCGGATAGTGCCACGACCTCATTCCTCTCTCCCCACCTCCATTTTGGGGAGGTGAGTGTGCGGAAAGTATTTCATCTTGTCCGCATCAAGCAGGTTCTCTGGGCCAATGAAGGAAACAAGGCTGGTGAAGAGAGTGTAAACTTATTTCTGAAGTCTATCGGTCTTAGAGAATATTCAAGATACTTGAGTTTTAACCATCCTTACAGCCATGAAAGGCCTCTTCTTGGACACCTCAAGTACTTCCCTTGGGTCTTGAATGAAGGTTATTTTAAGGTATGGAGACAAGGTAGAACTGGTTATCCATTGGTGGATGCTGGCATGAGGGAGCTATGGGCCACTGGATGGTTGCATGATCGGATACGAGTAGTGGTTTCTAGTTTCTTTGTGAAGGTTCTTCAACTTCCTTGGAGATGGGGGATGAAATACTTTTGGGATACACTCCTAGATGCGGATCTTGAGAGTGATGCTCTTGGTTGGCAGTATATATCTGGTACTCTCCCTGATGGCCGTGAATTTGACCGAATAGATAATCCACAG GGTTACAAGTTTGACCCTAATGGAGAGTATGTACGACGTTGGCTTCCTGAACTTGCCAGGCTACCAACTGAATGGATACACCACCCGTGGAATGCACCAGAATCTGTACTCCAAGCTGCTGGAATTGAGCTGGGATCAAACTATCCTCTTCCCATTGTAGAGATAGACTCAGCAAAAGCCAGGTTGCAAGAAGCACTATTAGAGATGTGGCAGCAAGAAGCAGCATCAAGAGCTGCTATTGAAAATGGAACGGAGGAAGGGCTTGGAGAGTCTGATTCAACCCCGATTGCCTTTCCTCAAGATATACAAATGGAGGAAAATCATGAACCAGTGAGGAACAACCCCTCTACTACAATTCGTCGCTATGAGGATCAGATGGTCCCGAGCATGACTTCTTCTTTGGTGAGAGTGGAAGAGGAAGAACCTTCTTTGGATCTTCGAAATTTGGCAGTAGATAACAGAGGTGAAGTGCCAACCAATTTAAACGGAAATCAAGAATCAATGAGGAACACATTAAACCAACCAGTTCTTCAGACTGTTCGGAGAGACAACCTGGCACAATTTGGTACTCCAATAGTGCTCCGGAGTGCCCCTGAAGATTCCACGGCAGAATCTTCTAGTAGTAGTAGGCGAGAGAGGGATGGAGGTGTAGTTCCAGTTTGGTCTCCTTCAACTCCTAGCTACTCAGAGCAGTTTGTGGGTGATGAATCATACTTGCCAAGGCATCCTCAGTCTCACCAAATACTTAACTGGAGGCGGCTATCTCAAACTGG GTAG